From one Ooceraea biroi isolate clonal line C1 chromosome 7, Obir_v5.4, whole genome shotgun sequence genomic stretch:
- the LOC105288031 gene encoding putative FERM domain-containing protein FRMD8P1 has translation MEQQNDCSIQRGQPLRRYPNDYKAEGHSSSMNKTINQPQYSNTGRPTVRVAVYLMTGVFLTMEVEQNATAQQIFTIVQSEAELSLTRFSMVTATPVFAIWMCSSQLEVQLRPTHKPVELAAKWNYLVNKYSSHTEDSDDEEPLLYFRRNIFLSKTEEEQIKDTKILELLYAEAKHNVLQGRYACDGPARYASLGALQARIELGPYNAQIHTLAFFRRHRGRFLPYHHAFPSLLLGLGLGLGLVGGKGAPEAHLLEQYKRIPSHSGSANANPKKLIRKYLEFCWNLPCYGAAFFQGQIERPVRGLASWIINRDMQILIAINTSGVYIVDDVQCSLLLGLKYSELSWEMAKPSDESNPDCLPCLFLQFPVRENGTRVYKILQVFSRQAPMMDTLISGFAEDYRCQFVNNDTNNDQLDHPLVSATVSFTNKLSKFTLATFDDEGRCIGQMGSWSFR, from the exons ATGGAACAACAAAATGATTGCTCTATTCAAAGAGGACAACCACTGCGTCGTTACCCAAATGATTACAAGGCGGAGGGACATTCGTCCTCGA tgaataaaacaataaatcaGCCACAGTATTCGAATACAGGGAGACCGACAGTACGCGTAGCTGTTTACCTGATGACAGGGGTATTTCTAACAATGGAGGTTGAGCAAAACGCAACCGCACAGcaaattttcacaatagtacAATCGGAAGCGGAACTGAGTTTGACAAGATTTTCCATGGTAACCGCTACGCCAGTTTTTGCCATTTGGATGTGCTCCTCACAGTTGGAAGTTCAATTACGCCCCACACACAAACCTGTGGAACTGGCTGCAAAGTGGAATTACCTCGTAAATAAATACAGCTCTCACACAGAAGACTCAGATGACGAAGAACCTTTGTTGTACTTTCGTAGAAACATATTTCTCTCCAAGACGGAAGAGGAACAAATCAAAGACACCAAAATACTCGAATTGCTCTATGCAGAGGCCAAACATAACGTTCTGCAAG GACGATACGCGTGCGATGGTCCCGCGCGTTACGCCAGCTTGGGTGCTTTGCAAGCCCGAATTGAACTTGGACCGTACAACGCGCAAATTCACACCTTAGCATTCTTCAGGAGACATCGCGGTCGATTTTTACCGTATCACCACGCTTTCCCCAGTCTCCTCTTAGGATTGGGACTCGGACTCGGATTGGTAGGTGGCAAGGGAGCACCCGAGGCGCATCTTCTGGAGCAATATAAGCGAATACCTAGTCACAGCGGCAGCGCGAACGCGAATCCAAAGAAGctaattagaaaatatctcGAGTTCTGCTGGAACTTACCCTGCTACGGCGCGGCCTTCTTCCAAGGGCAGATCGAGCGACCCGTGAGAGGTCTCGCGTCGTGGATCATCAATCGCGACATGCAGATTCTCATCGCAATTAATACGTCCGGGGTGTACATAGTTGATGACGTGCAATGC AGCTTGCTATTAGGGCTAAAATACTCGGAACTGAGTTGGGAAATGGCGAAACCCTCGGACGAGAGTAACCCGGACTGCCTACCTTGCTTGTTCTTACAGTTTCCAGTACGGGAAAATGGAACACGTGTCTACAAGATCTTGCAGGTTTTCTCGAGACAG GCACCAATGATGGATACCTTAATATCCGGGTTTGCCGAGGATTATCGCTGTCAATTTGTCAATAATGACACCAACAATGACCAGTTGGATCACCCGCTGGTCTCTGCTACTGTGAGCTTTACAAATAAACTCAGCAAGTTTACCCTGGCTACCTTCGATGATGAAG GTCGATGCATCGGTCAAATGGGCTCATGGTCTTTTCGCTAA
- the LOC105288030 gene encoding dynein regulatory complex subunit 7, whose protein sequence is MKIYHKQISRNENSRFFFQPEYLRSPTWVLHFQKGNSFECATLLVSLLLGQGYNAFVVSGYASREQVFCDMTRRTCPYLPEEEQALPPPADVRKISKYQLKAPPDFKSQFLLELENREKERVEAELQREKEERQRMIAESERPQPDEYFGHRIHAWVVILPEENGLRSEEIIEPIFIEPSSGVSYNPLDDETNSLYLGVESIWNDRNYWVNMQPRGSCAEINWDLSNVKFWEHLLPGEPYVIQKDTDKIDEDVEAERNKHLDMPASYVNEIRIHSIDLERRYPGGGKTIFYKKAKVELYAPYVQPDGLIQRVTVYEDYEYTTPVESYEKYLNRSDGLTETKRNFDTDTITDLFEVQGRSDHCKAHRYLASKNDSIDSERVVDFYDSAQFDGLSRIEMAPLHFTQHYVDREDFLYYRHTQFSADKGNPADGIHFRRIAKIIEKYHRTEATPACKNVAVREFTMNENEIRIKFHYDKDQSSAATRTFIKPSIADREDRLVFNPAMTHGYNPDPTAPPEKELDLFYDINKYLRDEDDAVSCIRGAETEVAAFIKRRADENSNLQLTISLFDENRIVETIAELGVEPVKRPSKRDDELEINPLGPYLARIGNPAYISKAEAFLLRDDCLNDFKEWSVEKANRILRTIEERAAQLEKTQAVLTQTEDLSKTEEEQMLAKISEISFNLHVLERYLNRHRDSVPERYKILVDRLQQNPRLQALKKS, encoded by the exons atgaaaatataccATAAGCAAATCTCACGTAACGAAAACTCGCGATTTTTCTTTCAGCCGGAATACTTACGCTCTCCGACATGGGTATTGCATTTTCAAAAGGGCAACAGCTTCGAATGTGCGACACTTTTGGTAAGCTTGCTGTTGGGACAGGGTTACAACGCGTTCGTAGTAAGCGGTTACGCGTCACGCGAGCAAGTATTTTGCGACATGACCAGAAGGACTTGCCCATATCTTCCGGAAGAGGAACAAGCACTGCCGCCGCCGGCTGACGTCCGAAAAATCTCcaaatatcaattaaaagCACCGCCAGATTTTAAAAGCCAGTTTCTTCTAGAGTTGGAAAACCGTGAGAAAGAAAGGGTAGAGGCCGAGTTacaacgagagaaagaggaacgaCAGAGAATGATCGCA GAATCCGAACGTCCACAGCCAGATGAGTATTTTGGCCACAGGATACACGCGTGGGTGGTTATTCTGCCGGAAGAAAATGGCTTGAGGTCTGAAGAAATTATCGAACCGATTTTTATCGAGCCATCCTCCGGGGTATCTTACAATCCGCTCGATGACGAGACCAATTCGTTGTATCTCGGAGTGGAGAGCATTTGGAACGATCGGAATTATTGGGTGAATATGCAGCCTCGCGGGAGCTGTGCGGAAATTAATTGGGACCTGAGCAACGTTAAATTCTGGGAGCACTTGCTTCCTGGCGAACCGTACGTGATACAAAAGGACACGGACAAGATCGATGAAGACGTCGAAGCGGAACGAAACAAACATCTGGACATGCCGGCTTCATACGTGAATGAAATCCGAATTCACAGTATAG ACTTGGAGAGACGATATCCGGGAGGCGGCAAAacgatattttacaaaaaggcCAAGGTGGAATTGTACGCACCGTATGTTCAACCGGACGGCCTGATTCAGCGCGTAACCGTTTATGAAGATTACGAGTACACCACTCCTGTGGAGAGCTACGAAAAGTATTTGAACCGAAGCGACGGTCTTACAGAGACCAAGAGAAATTTCGATACGGACACTATTACGGACTTGTTTGAGGTCCAAGGTCGATCGGATCATTGCAAAG CGCATCGCTATTTAGCATCCAAGAACGATTCGATAGACAGCGAAAGAGTTGTAGATTTTTATGACAGCGCGCAATTTGATGGATTGTCGCGCATTGAGATGGCTCCACTACATTTTACTCAACATTACGTGGACCGTGAAGATTTCCTTTACTATAG ACATACACAGTTTTCAGCAGACAAAGGCAATCCAGCAGATGGTATCCATTTTCGACGTATCGCT AAAATTATTGAGAAATATCATAGGACTGAAGCTACTCCTGCTTGTAAGAATGTAGCGGTACGTGAATTCACGATGAACGAGAACGAAATTCGCATCAAGTTTCATTATGACAAAGATCAAAGTTCTGCAGCCACGCGCACATTCATAAAACCGTCGATAGCAGATAGAGAAGATCGCTTAGTCTTCAATCCTGCAATGACTCATggatataat CCAGATCCAACTGCACCGCCGGAAAAAGAGCTTGAccttttttatgatattaataaatatttaagagaTGAAGATGACGCTGTATCCTGTATTAGAGGCGCTGAAACCGAAGTTGCAGCATTTATCAAACGAAGGGCCGATGAGAATTCAAATTTGCAGCTCACAATTTCGTTATTCGACGAAAATCGAATAGTCGAGACGATAGCCGAATTAGGAGTG GAACCAGTGAAGCGTCCAAGCAAGCGAGATGACGAGCTAGAGATCAATCCATTAGGACCGTATTTGGCGCGAATAGGCAACCCGGCGTACATCAGCAAAGCAGAAGCGTTTCTGCTACGCGATGACTGTTTGAACGATTTTAAGGAATGGTCCGTTGAAAAGGCGAATCGCATTTTACGTACGATCGAAGAGCGCGCCGCACAACTGGAAAAGACGCAGGCCGTGTTGACGCAG ACTGAAGATTTATCAAAAACGGAGGAGGAACAGATGTTAGCCAAAATCAGCGAGATAAGTTTTAATTTGCACGTACTAGAAAGATATCTCAATCGGCACAGAGACTCGGTGCCAGAAAGGTACAAGATATTGGTGGATCGTTTGCAGCAGAATCCGCGTCTCCAAGCATTGAAAAAGTCTTAA